catatttgcctgcatgctgccatggttcccaccatgatgataatggactaaacctctgaaactgtcacccagccctaattaaatgtatgcctttataaaagttcattggtcatggtgtctgttcacagcaataaaaccctaagataacCCCCCCCCCGTGCCTGTTGATTAAAAGACGAGAAAACAGGTTCCTCCACCTGATGGTGACGTCAAAGAAAACTATATTGTAGAGAGTGTTTGTCAACATTGTGGAGAATTGCTGTGAAGAATTTTCAGGATAAGGGTTGGGGTAAATACAATTAGGCAAAGTGATTTATCTACTATGGAGTCCTTTAGACTTTGGCATAGAAGAGTTACATAATGGAAATCTAGGAAAGAAGCTCCAAATAGGAaagattcgtgtgtgtgtgtgtgtgtgtgtgttgtgtgtgtgcatgtgtgtgtgtgtgcatgtgggtatgtgtgcatgttgtgtgtgtgcatatgtgtgtacatgtgtgtgtgcatgtacgcgtgtgcatgtgggtgtgtgcacatatgtgtgtggggggggggcatgtagAAACCAGAGGACATTCTAGGCTTCTATTCTGCTGTTTGCGACAGGGTCTCATTGAACATGTACCTGGTGTTCACCAGTTCAGCTTGGATGAACTTGCTTGAAAGGCCCAGGGATTCCATCACCTCGAGGGCTGAGAGATTACAGGCACAGCTGCTGAATTCGGCTTTTACGAGGTCAGGTGCAGCGGACCTGTCCTCAGCCTTCATGCTTACATGCTGTCTCCCAGCCCTGCAAACAGTCCAAATTctaaaaactatatacattttttttaaaaaggaaaaacatgcAGAATTTGTACCTAACTATGTTTTAATCTAGCTGCCAGATAGTAATATAACTATTTGAATTGCAGTGTAAAACTTGAAAAGAATATTATTTAAGAAAGATGCcacagggctggagggatggtttagaggttaagagcactggctgctcttctgtaggacccaggttctattcccagcacccacatggcagctcaccactgtcttTAACTCTTAACTTCAGGAGTTCCAACACcttcacacagatatatatgcacacaaaacaccaatgcaagccgggcgtggtggcacacgcctttaatcccagcactcgggaggcagaggcaggtggatctctggatctctgagttcgaggccagcctggtctacaaagtgaattccaggacagccagggctatacagagaaaccctgtctcgaaaaaccaaaaaaaaaaaaaaaaaaaaaaaaaaaaaccaatgcacataaaataaaaataaatgaatcaatgTTGTCTAcaaattcagtttttatcacagtttaCCATATGAATCAATACTTGTTGCAGGAATTATAGTTGGCGAGGGATCTGGGAGCCAGCAGCTGAAGCACCTTGCCATCCTGCCCTCGCCCATGTCTGCCTCTCCTCACCCAAGCCTGTCGTGGAGTTAGAGCTCTAAATTCAGGGGCAACTGTAAATTCAGGGGCAGCCGTAAATTCAGGGGCAGCCGTAAATTCAGGGGCAGCCGTAAATTCAGGGGCAGCCGTAAATTCAGGGGCAGCCGTAAGCTGTGTGAGAGCTGAAGGTAAAGAGTTAGCACAGAGATGGCTTTTCTTCTGGGCCGGGCTGGCACTAAAGATGGAGCCTAACGTTCCATAGGGGAACAGGAATATGGCCCTGGGGGATGGAAGGCTGAATTGaaaattctcctcctcctcttcctcctctttccttcctctactccctcctcttcctccttctctttctgtctctttttgtctgtgtctttttctctgtgtctgtgtctttttctctgtgtgtctgtctgtctgtcttgtctgtctctctctttgtattcACTCTGCAAAAGGTGTCACACACATCTGAGCTGCATTCTTCCTGTCTCCCAGGCTTTGGAGAAGTGTAGGCTTTGATTTTTCTAACCCCACTTTTAATACAGTTCATACATGTTTTAACCTTTCCTCTAGCCTACCACCTAcaccagaagtagtggaaaagaaaggttattaggatatgggggaagtggacctgtttagaaattgttctttggaggaAATCCAATCTGCCTTGTCAGGatatataccagcagtccagttcagtagtggcAGGATATcgaacacaaatcagcagtgatggcatgatccagaagaaacagccaggcctctgctgaATCATCATGAGTCAGCAGGAACAACCAGGACCAACAGGAATGCCAGGAGAagctctctgctgtgcctctcttaaTGAAGTGAAGATCAATGAAGACAAAAAACGTGAGACCAACGAAGGGTTGCAAAGCTTGCTATGCGAGGCCCTGTCACTacctgttgagtcctatttatactccctccaaatatCATGTGTCATCACTTGGGCCTTGCCTCAGCAAGACACGgagtgagtctgtcttagcaaaactccatgtgCGTCTTCATCAGCTGACACCACTCTGCCAATCTGCCTGAGtccatggaagtggcaagaagctgccagaacacAGCCAGAGGTTTTTAGAGCATTTCTTTCTGTGAAGTCATAACAAACGGTGATCATTAAGGAATGCAAGGCGCACCCATACCATCCAGGGTTGTCCACTCTTCATTGGGTTCTTCCTAACATCATGTATGTTTttacatgtttgctttagcaaaacatccttccacctgtgttcacttcaggaaaacattccttcatgtgtctgccccagcaaaacaccatacGACaccacaactgactttccaaagaaaccacaaTTTTCCACTTCAGAGAAGGAAGGCTCTCTCCTGTTCCTTGGCTGTACCTCATGGCTGTACCAATATCCCCATGGTCCCCAGGGGCGGATCCCAGTTTTGATTACTCACAGTACTGCAGGCACATGGGTCCTACAGGAGTCACATCAGGACCCCAGTCATGTAAGAATGAGCGTGATGCTACTGCAGCCAAAGGAGAGGCAGTCTACAAGAACGGCTAGAGTCATGCTTCACAGCACAGAGTGGCAGCTGCTGACAGGCAAGAATAGTGAGCACATAGGAGATTTAAAAGCAGCCCAGAAAGACATCCAGGTGGAGAGCTGTGTGACTTGCCCATCAGGCAATCTGGTCACTGAGTGGCAGAACATGGTGATTGTTCCCGAGAGAATTGATAGTCTAGTTGTTCAAGTGACGTGATCTGAAACACAGAACCAACATAtaaagggaaggggggggggttcCTGAGGAAATGTTCAACTAGGAACTAGAACACGTGTGTAACTGGAGAGCCGCAGGAAGTGATCAGACAAGTACAAGAAACACATTCTCAGAGGTCACTCGAGGCACCTATGTCTGTTTTGGAGCTCTCGAATGCCAAAAGAGCAGAATCTAAGCTGCTTCCAGCCAGAGCAAGTGACCTTCTGTGAAGAAGTGTTGGCTAGCAGCAGGTGTCTTCCCCACGGCATTGGAGACTGGAGCTGGACGAGTGATGGAGGGGTAGTGGTAGACAGAGGAGAGAAGCAGCAGCTGCACATGCTGCATATGATGCACACTGCACGTGCTGGACACTGCATGTGCTGGACACTGCATGGAGCACACACTGCACATACTGCACACTGCACATGTTACACACGCTGTACATTCTGTACACACTGCGCATGCTGCACATGCTGCAAATACTGCACATGCTGGACACTACCTGTGGCACACACTGCACATGCTGCACATTGCACATGTTACACACGCTGTATACTCTGTACATACTGTACACTGCACATGCTGCATATGATGCACACTGCACATGCTGGACACTGCACGTGCTGGATACTGCACGTGCTGGATACTGCACGTGCTGGACACTGCATGGAGCACACACTGCACATACTGCACACTGCACATGTTACACACGCTGTACACTctatacacactgcacacactgcacatgcTGCAAATACTGCACATGCTGGACACTACATGTGGCACACACTGCACATGCTGCACATTGCACATGTTACACACGCTGTATACACTGTACATACTGTACACACTGTACACTGTACATGCTGCATATGATGCACACTGCACATGCTGGACACTGCACGTGCTGGACACTGCAtggagcacacattgcacatatTGCACACTGCACATGttacacacactgtacacactgcGTATGCTGAAAACACCACACATGCAGCATATGCTGCACATGCTGGACACTACATGTGGCACACACTGTACATGCTGCACATTGCACATGTTACACATGCTGTATACTCTGTACATACTATACACACTGTACACTGCACATGCTGCAAATACTGCACATGCTACACACTGCAAACTCCACGAGCTGCAAACACTGTACATGCTACACACTGCATATGCTGCACATgctgcacacactgcacatgcTGCAAACAaccacacatgtggcatacactGCACATGCTGCACATTGTACATGTTACACATACATGCTGTATACTGTACATGCTACACACTGCACATGCCGTACATGCTGTACACCACTGCATATGTTGCACATGCTGCACACTACATGCTGCACACGCTGTACACACTGTACATGCTGCATGCAATGCTGCACACAGCCGGCTGTTCCCCTCCTGGGATTACCAGTTGTTGCGTAAGAATGTAGGCATCTTGTTACTCACTTTATGACAAAAATATCCAAGAACAGAATACTAAGGAATGGCTTGTTCCCCAGAACATAGCCCTCACAGCAAGGGAAGATATCAGCAAGGAAATTACAGGATCCACTGAGGTTTGAACTCAGACCACTGAATCCAAAGTCCAGAGTGCTAACCATTACACTGCAGGGTCATATCTAGGTTCTTATTttggtaatttatttttttgaaactttATATATGAACACTGCATCTATGTCCCTctcatctctccctttcctttcaacTTCTTTCATGTCCTCCTACCTCCCAAACTTATGatcttgtcttttaaaaagtagtgttacatgtatacatttgtgtgtgtgtgtgtacacaagtaaatgaagaaaagtaatacgttttatttatttatttttattttgagacagtttgaCTGAGTTAAAAAGCACATCCCAAAGTGGTCTTGGCAGTGCCAGCATGTGACTACAGCAGCTTGGGCAGAATTATGAGTGTAAGACTGGTCTGGCTAAGGAGCGAGTTAAAGGGAAGTTTGAATAACCTCGTGGAATCCTGGGTCAAAATAGAGTGTTTTAAAAAGTGGggccagggggctggtgagatggctcagtgggtaagagcacccgactgctcttccgaaggtccagagttcaaatcccagcaaccacatggtggctcacaaccatccgtaacaagatctgactccctcttctggtgtgtctgaagacagctacagtgtacttacatataataataaataaataaatctttaaaaaaaaaaaaaaaaaaaaaagtggggccaGGGCAGTGGCTCAGTATAGAGCATTTGTCCAGCATGTGAAGGCCTTaggtcaaacacacacacacacacacacacacacacacacacacacactcatgtacacacactcacaatactCTCTCATACTCTCTCAcgtacatacaacacacacacaggcacacacacattcacataggtacacattcacaaacacacacatactatctCACATGTtctcacaaatgtacacacatactctctctgtctctctctgtatctctgtgtgtgtgtgtctctgtttgtctgtctgtctgtctgtctgtctctctctctctctcacacacacacacacacttgaaataaAATGATCAAAGTTGAATACAGTAGGCTAGACAGTGATCCCAGATAAATGGAGCCAGTGGAATGAGCAATGCAGGGTAGATGAGGCAGTGCTTGAGATAAAGTAGTCAATGGGTTAAAGAATGATATTCTCAAGGGTAAAGAGGAAGAGTAGAGGAAGAAGGCAAGTGGAACTTTTACATAAAGAAATATCCCATGGAATCTGTAAAGCAAAGCTGTTAGAGATACAAAATATGATCCTGCCAGACACTTTAATATACCCTGTCTACTTACCTCTAAAATCTCCTATCCACTGTGAAGATGATAAGCAATAGGTACAAAGTTATGTTTAATACCTATGCCAAGCCTGATGTCTCTTGAATATAGAACATTTGTTTCTGGAAGTCTTAGAAAATTTAAGCACACACTTGGCTACACAGAACAGCAAATTCAAAGGGGAAGAGGTCTTTGGAGTTCTCTTCTCTGATCATAATCcattaatagaaataaataaaagaaggtgATGAAAGCTTTTTACTACTTATAAATGAGATAACTGAAATAATATCAAAGGATAAATCAAAAGTcaaatgagccaggcatggtggggcacacctttaattccagcactggggagacagtgatgggtggatcttggtgagttggacgctagcctggtctacatagtgagttccagggcagcaagggctacatagtggAACCCTGACCACACAGAGCACCAGCAGTAAGAAGATCAAATGTCAGGCTGTCTAAATGCCCACAACAGGCTCTAGAAAGTGAAAGCTGTAGACAGTGGGAAGTCGCCACCTCGGCACACCTTTAAATGACCACGGAGTATTTTTAGcatgaaatgagaaaaagaaatggcAACCCACACTAAGGTAAATTAGAGGAGACAGTGCAGCAAAAAGCTGAAGTGAGGGAAACAAACCCAACAAGACAGGGACCCTATGTAGCTAGCTCTCAGATCGGCAAGATGCAGCCAGTGTAAGTCTGTGTGCTCAATAAGAAAAGGGACAAAGTAAGCAAGTGTGAATGAGGAAGGGACCTGTTTGAAGGTTCAGGGGTCAACAGGAAGACAGTGAAGACAACCTGGTCAACTACTGGACAAAGACTTTGCAAACCCAGACGAAcaagcctttttcttttctttttttttaaatcagatatGTGTCCAAATTTGACCCAAGAAGAAACCAAAAATTTGAATTGGATCGTCGCCATATTACAGGTGGGAAAGTGATTAGAGAGCCAACTCTGAAGATGGCAAAGTCAGGCTATGGGATGGCAGCCAAGCTCCATGTAACTTTTCAAGAGCACAGTTTACTATTGCTCACACCAGTTCAGAAGCCTCAAAGCTCCTGGTTCGTTTAAATGATAAACACACATTTGATCCCCAAACCCCATgcttgacagaaaaaaaatcctagaggCCAATTTTGAACAGAGATGAAAAAAGGCTATCTGTAATTTTTGGCTCGTCACCAGAGCCCATTGATTGGCCCTGCCCCAAGCACACTGCTTGCCGCTGACGCCCACTGTACAGTCCTGTAGAATAGGAAGTCACTTGAGAATTAGGAAAATTCATAACTAAGAAAAAATGGCAGTATGTGCTCTTGATTTTGAAAACTGCGAGAGTTTAATTAGTTCTCTGTTGCCCCTTCCCGTAAGGGCGGTGCGATCCATAGCATGTTTTGAATTGCAGACAGTTGCTGTCTCGCCCCAGAAATGGTGTGACAGCCTTCTGCTATGTTGCTCCGAGCGGTGTGCTCAGAAATTCAAATTCATTTCCAGACTTTCCAAGCGCAGTGTAACTCAAGGCAGATCTACTCCCCAAATACCACATATTAAAGCTAAGGAGACCGGTTTGGTGATTTTCCACACCGCTGTTCTCTTTCACGGATGCTCACTATAGGTGACCCACTGTGCGTGTGAATAAGCCTTCTGCCCTTTGTCCATAGGTCAGTAATGTCACTGTTGCTAACATCAGGCCTGCAGATTGCACTGTGCCTTCTGCTTACCCTAGACCCTGAGAATTTACATGACACACAGTAGGTGCAATGGTGAATAGTGAGACTATATGGAGGATTTCCATGACACACAGTAGGTGTGATGGTGAATAGTGAGTATTTCCTGATATCCACCTATGAATGACTTTCTGTGTTtctggtgcatgtgtgtgagtgtgtatgagtgtgtgagagagagagagagagagagagagagagagagagagagagagagagagagagagagggagagagagagagatagtatGCATTTTCCATGCTCACTTCTCTCTCTTAGGATTTGGATGTGTTTAGAGTGCCTATATTAAAAGTTTGCATTTTTATCCTACTTTGTATAGACGTGTATGCACAAGACTGTCATTGAAACGAAAATCTAGTCAAACAGGAAGGGCATTTGCAAAACAGAGAAACGGAAACCATCTGTTTCGCTTACCAACACTCTTATCTCTAGCAAAACGCTTCCTGAGAACATGTCCTTAATGCTCATCCTTACAACTTTCCTtgggaagctgggcgtggtgaggCTTGTGGGGCTTGGCCCCCAATCTCAGCACTGTTGAGCCTGAGTCATGGCCTTGCTGAATTCAATGTCAGCTTGGGCCATGTAGTGAGCTTGggcccagcctgggctgtatagtaAGACTGTCACAAAcagttagacagacagacagacaagtaagCAATAGTAGGAAGATTTTTAGGTGTGCACCTCGGAAGGtacttagttgtttttttttttttttttttttttttttttataatggtCCTGTGACTGAGTCCCATGTTTCAAAGAGATCAACCTTTGGTACAAATTTCAAAGAGATAAATCTGTCCTAGCTACAGTAGACACAGCTGTAGAGTGCATGGTACTGAGGTGTACCTCAGTGCACTTCACACATATTAGGACTAAGTTCCGTCTTTTGATGTTTGTAGATTGAAGCATTGACAGCTTTCTGCCCCAGGGCCAGAGTGGTGAAAGAGGAAGGGATTTAATCTGTTAGGTCTATTGCTCCTGACCCTTGGAGCTCAGAAAACGTCATGGAGCAGTTCTCAGAAACACCTTTTCGGTGATCTGTTTGCTCTATTCCAATCACTGtttcgtttgttttttgttttgtttttttttttttctttgcagatcCTTCAGCtgcccttttaaaaaaaacaaacctgtcaGAGACGGCACCAAGCAGGAGCTGAAAATGTTCAAAAGACTTCTGGATTCTTTCCCGTCTTTTCCAGCCCTCCCAGTCTCCTTGCCTGACTCAGATGATGTGATGTTCAGAGGGATCCTTTAATCCAAGTCACTGCTTAGCCAGGCGCACCTACAAAGGATTGCATCTCTAACTCAAGATGGCCAGCCAGCCGCTGGAAGAGCCTGCGGAGTCTCAGGCCTCGGATGAGCTCGAGTGTAAGATCTGTTACAATCGGTACAACCTGAAGCAGAGGAAGCCCAAGGTTCTGGAGTGTTGTCACAGGGTCTGCGCCAAATGCCTCTACAAGATCATAGACTTTGGGGACTCTCCCCAGGGGGTCATCGTCTGTCCCTTCTGCAGGTTTGAGACCTGTCTGCCGGATGACGAAGTCAGCAGCCTGCCCGATGACAACAACATCCTTGTAAACTTGACCTGTGGGGGCAAAGGGAAGAAATGCCTGCCTGAGAACCCCACTGAGCTGTTGCTCACTCCCAAGAGGCTGGCTTCCCTTGTCAGCCCTTCCCACACGTCCTCTAATTGCTTGGTTATCACCATCATGGAGGTGCAGAGAGAGAGCTCTCCATCACTCAGCTCCACCCCCGTGGTAGAATTCTACAGGCCAGCCAGTTTCGACTCTGTCACCACCGTGTCCCATAACTGGACGGTGTGGAACTGCACCTCCTTGCTCTTTCAGACGTCCATCCGGGTGTTAGTGTGGCTGCTAGGTTTGCTGTACTTCAGCTCCTTGCCCTTAGGGATCTACTTACTGGTGTCTAAGAAAGTCACCCTGGGGGTGGTCTTCGTTAGCCTTGTCCCCTCTAGCCTTGTCATCCTGATGGTGTATGGTTTTTGCCAATGCGTTTGTCATGAATTTCTAGACTGTATGGCACTTCCTTCTTAATCAATATGCAACATAGGAAACTCAGCGCATATGGCTACGTTCAAATGATGTATGTATGATTCTGCTTTCTTTTGTATTCCCTACGACTAGTGTCTACAGCTTCAACAAAGCCCTTGGCCATACGTCTGTGGTCCGTTTTCCTATCCAGATTTTTGGCTTGATGGGTTTTCCTGGattctgaaaattaaaaatagaaaaaaataaaaataaaaaaagagaaaagtttaCTTCTATCTAGGGGCTAGCCAAGAGGCAAAGCTATAGCCAAGAGGCAAAGGCATAGCTTTCCTGGAGCCCCGATAGCTGTGAGATAGCCCAGAACAAAGGCATAGATAGGCCCAGGGAGTGCTTTCAGACAGGTACCAGATAAGGTGTGTTAAGCTGTGGCAGGTTCTTCATGCCTAGGTGGGGATGCATGGAGTCCTTTTTGAAGTTAGGTGTATCCCATGATGGTGGATAGATGTCAGAGGCAAGCTACTCTAAAACATGTGGGAGCGTCCCTCATTTTCCTGGCGCTGTAGCCCCTCATCATCTTCAGGTGCTTTCTCTCGTGAGGTAACGCTTCTCTGAAGTCCGCTGCCTCTTCTCAGATTCCTTTTGCTTCTGTGCAGTCCCCgacaccctccaccccccccccccgaccccagGGTCCCCCAATCTCATCTTCCTGAGTTGTTCCTTCAGGCTTCCTGTTTTAGCAGGGTGGCCGCAGAAGACAGACATAGCTGAGAAGTTTGCACAGAGTTAGACTTCATGCCAGGACATGGCTATTTATCTTCCACCCAGGCCTTTTCCCCCCACATGTGTTTTTCTCCCAGGCTTCTCTGGAAAGATCTGAGCCATTTTTGCATGTGGGCATATTCACTGGAATAATTCCTTAAAGTGTGAAAATGCTTCATTTggttaaaatgttttgtttgatttctaaCCCCTTATCCTGAACAAAGTTCCATTTAAATGTGTTGCTATCAGCGTATGAAGGTTTCTTCTCACCCTTGTCTTAGAAGTTTGGGCAGGGCTGACTTTGCTGAGTCCTGCACTGCTGTGGGGAACCTGTAATAGGAAGACCCCAGCAACAGGCCACCAGCTACCCTGGTGCCAGGCACTGAGAACCCAACTGTTCTGCTGAGCGGTACCGGGGTTCAAGCTTATGTCCTATGAAAGTCCACGCGAAGGCACAGTGAAGCCACGCCAAGCGGACACCCTGCTTGAGGTGGAGTGGAGGTGGTTAAGTGTAGCTCACTCACGGCTGATGCTGTTCAGTCAGTCTGGGGATAGACTTGAGTCTTTATTTTCTGTAAAGGTATAAGCTTCGTGGCTTCGGGATGGACTTCTTTtcatgaggtgggggtggggctggggtgatgttgaatgtatatatttatggggATAAGTTGCCTAGCAGGTTTTAGGTGGGGGAATAGAATGTTCACAGAATGTTCGCTTGGCAAAAAGAGGAAagagtgctgtcttttttttagTCTCTGAGACTTATGACTGATGACTTAACAATACGATACCCATAGTGCTTAGCAGACAGTTTTACCAAGATTTTGCTAACTCGTTTGTGGTGAAATATTTGTTGTGTGACCCAGTTGCAGGGGGCCAGTTCTAACCTCCCCACTGAGGGAAAATGGATACTTATCTAGAATAGGCGTTTTGTTCTAGTTCTCTAACTACTGACTTTGAGAACGTGTATGTCTGAGGTACAcgtaagaagaaggtatatgtgGGATGTGGTCCAGTGAGATTTCAACCCCAACTTAGAGCTAAATACATTTACGATTCCAGAAGCCCTAGTTTTAGGCAGCGTCATGGATGCGGTTTCCAGAATTCCATTTGTTCTTTGAGTAAATACAATATTTAAGAGGTTTTGTGGTttggatttatatatttataaggtttcatttttaaagatgctCATTTTGTCTGAACTGTGACACACTGAGTGAGCTGGCGAGCGACCGCAGGAAGAGATTTCCAGAAGGCTCCGGAGCAGCTCTGTGTTTTGCTAGTTTGTGTGATGTCTGCAGTGCTGAAGTTGTTTCTGTATGTGTAATATTCTTCTTAATGCCAGTGTGTTGATTTGGTTTTGAAAGTTTTAAATGTAtgacaacaacacaaaacaacacaactcTCCATGCTGTTGAATGGAAAGTGTAATCCTTTAATGTAATCTCTATGCTAATGTTTTCTTGtctattaaattttattatttctaaatgaGATGCATGgttcccctgatttatggttgAGATGCCGTCATCACTTTAGATAGTCACAAATGTGCACTTTCATCAAGCCAATGCTTTTTATCATCCACGTGGAGATTTTAGAAGCGCCTACAAAGCTAACCTCATCTATCTCATGTCTACAAAGGCTCTCGTTTTTTTCCAAGTTGAGCAGATGATGAAATAAGAGTGTTATCTTtataaatgaaatgttttatttgcTTTGATTTGATTAACTTCCAAAATAGAATAACAAAATAGAATGCAGTGAGGTAAAGAAACCCTTACTTGAATAGTCCAgacaaactagaaaaaaaaaacccaaactaaatcTACTAGTTATGATCACTGTTGAGTAACTTGAGAGCACGCAGCAATTTTGTGTTCATTTTAGCAAAAGAGCATCACACATCCATCGAGAACAGCCGTCTAAGGTGCTTCCGAAATCTTCATACAGTTGAGCCAAGAGGCAGGTTGAGTAAGACGGCTCCCTGGTCCCATGTGATTATACTGTGAACTTTGACTTTGCTGCTGAGGGACCAGGGAGCAATGCTCATTTGCAGGGTTTGAGCATTGTAGACACCATGATTATGGAAACTTTTCAGTGTATTAACTTGATAGATTCAAGGGCAGAGAATCCCGACGTTGCTAGACAAGCGGATGGAGCCAAGAAGGGACCTGAGAGGAAGGGGCCTCGAGGGAGCCTGGGAATGGACCACGGAGGCAGGCGTGTTCTTTATTCTTTGCTTGCTGACACAGTCTCAAAGGTTGCCTCGACTTGTTGGAATACTTCCGTCAGACTACATATTATTCTAGAACTTTCCTCAAAACCAATAGTGGCAGCCTTGGATTCAGGTAAAATCCCCGAGTCTAACAATTTGTTCTTGCAGTGTGCATTTTATATGTTTTTCACATCTCTGCCGTCTTCTTATAAgtcatctttctttatttcaataCCCATTATGATATTTAACTCCCATAGGCTTAGTACTGGGGTCTTTCCTTGTATGTTTACTTTTGTCTAAAACATGtttccttttagaaaaaaaaatgatttatgatTTTCTGTGTCTGGATGTTttacctgcacatatgtctgggaaccctgtgtatgcctggtgcctgagatcagaagaaggtgttgcatcgcctgggactggagttacagatggctgttgcAAGATCAACAAGTATTTTTAACTACTGAATCATTTCTGCAGCACTTAAAAGATGCTGATTTCAAAGGTGGAGGATGAAggttgaaatgtgaataaattcTAAATGAGTCTCAGACACATTAATGAATGACCCCAGTTTCTTATATGACTTAAACCCATGGAATAATCCACACCTAAGTGTAATCACTATATATGGTCATAAATTAAACTATAGCCTCAGTACTGTACTATTAAGTTGGGGTATGTGATAACTTACTTTTCAAAGTGGTTGGGCCTTAATTTAattcaaatatttaattataCAAGACAATTACCTAGCCAGCATGTTATTTAGTCAGATGTTCATTGACTGTACTGGTTATATTAGGAGTTTCAGGGGAATG
Above is a window of Mus musculus strain C57BL/6J chromosome 13, GRCm38.p6 C57BL/6J DNA encoding:
- the Rnf182 gene encoding E3 ubiquitin-protein ligase RNF182 isoform X1, encoding MASQPLEEPAESQASDELECKICYNRYNLKQRKPKVLECCHRVCAKCLYKIIDFGDSPQGVIVCPFCRFETCLPDDEVSSLPDDNNILVNLTCGGKGKKCLPENPTELLLTPKRLASLVSPSHTSSNCLVITIMEVQRESSPSLSSTPVVEFYRPASFDSVTTVSHNWTVWNCTSLLFQTSIRVLVWLLGLLYFSSLPLGIYLLVSKKVTLGVVFVSLVPSSLVILMVYGFCQCVCHEFLDCMALPS